The following coding sequences lie in one Flavobacterium sp. 20NA77.7 genomic window:
- a CDS encoding Ig-like domain-containing protein, translating into MKKIILYLFVAFSINVSSQNLISVPFTNGFVGNNTANNQSTNAYYLSGASGLGWTNIQFAQNSTSSIFVAQGNDIIGMVIITDANGVEHTINGFVKWRAPSGTVTTLVFQPQTGSNFTLATNGFNGSSTYVINDTKYIGLTFNGQSLSISPVPGTVSGNAATNGLLDALNNYLGSLPSVSIQQTATVNEGTTTITLTVTLSATSSNTVSVNYATADGTAIAGSDYTLGSGTITFSPGQTTQTITITIINDSAAEATENFTVTITDPVNASILNATCAVTITDNDSVPTVNTSSNFTNFNSCSGSVSAAQSFTVSGSNLTNNVVVTAPTGFEVSLTSNSGYSSSLTITASGTLNATTVYVRLASSASGSPSGNIQITSTGATSQNIPIAGTLSTLSTTFTQLNVPCNGGSNGSASITPSGGTAPYTYLWSPSGGTASTASGLTAGTYTCTVTDANGCTTSRSLTITQPTALVVTPLSQTNVACNGASTGAASINIPTGGEWGYTYNWTPGNPTGDGTRSVTGLTAGIWTCIVTDANGCTVSQNFTITQPTALTLTGTQQITLCNGASSGSASVIPSGGTGPYTFSWSPSGGTTSTATGLTPGTYICTVTDSNACTATRTFTVTAGPTAGTLSGTQAICIGNTTTFTSTASGGTWTSNDTTIATVNASTGVITGVSAGTATITYTVTGTGGCSDATATRTVTVTAAPYAGVLTGNQAICIGGTTQFIAGQPAPSNLSLGFTGYNQSEAYNLIPTSFSSAKVQVILTAAELSQAGLSAGQNINGISWFVKTDYTTSTITADCFADLTSINTFTSSNFLPAPTSRGTITDAGTLNNAWRQFTFNTPIIWDGTSNLLVQICRTSAGQNVSDEVGYVNIPAGRMNTGYLSVGCLGASGTYYNNSLRPQMGILAGASSQTPSVTTGGTWASSDTTIATVNTSTGLVTGIAAGTATITYTATGTGGCSDATATRTVTVTAAPSAGTLSGTQAICVGNTTTFTSTVIGGTWTSSDTTIATVNTSTGVITGVSAGTATITYTVTGTGGCADATATRTVTVTAAPSAGTLSGTQAVCVGSTTTFSSTVSGGTWVSSNTSIATVNPSTGVITGVAPSCGTITASNLNGVTNIANASGGDQIGQSFTALSSGNLSKIKLTLWPTGSPQLVLRAYNGNTLASAFGGTIIATSNVATNMPSFTNWQDLATFEFPTAPALVAGQQYVFEIINYSTGYTGLTDSYAGGQSFHTLNVGYPGDMNFQVEMCQTATITYTVTGTGGCADATATRTVTVTASPSAGTLSGTQAVCVGSTTTFSSTTSGGSWTSSDTTVASVNTSTGVITGVASGTATITYTVTGTGGCADATATRTVTVTAAPSAGTLSGTQAVCVGSTTTFSSTTSGGSWTSSDTTVASVNTSTGVITGVASGTATITYTVTGTGGCADATATRTVTVTAAPSAGTLSGTQAVCVGSTTTFTATNSSPGVSITGSALDLDGSDDYVSAPSAVYFDDNTYTIEGWVYIKSHAFYQRFIDFGNGPDNSNVVLILSEATSGKPGFVNINAAGQQDFIISPTPMPLNEWVHIAAVRNGSFAGIYVNGVLTVSSNSWAINTENIIRNNCFVGKDNWGVQTANVKMAELRIWSSAKTQAQILAAMNTLASPQADLRLLYRFDQGIANQTNTGIITVNDQSGANYNGGSPSNGTLNNFALTGTTSNWTTGRTIVQNGTWSSSDNTIATVDANGLVTGVAAGTATITYTVTGTGGCANATATRTVTVTAAPSAGTLSGTQAVCVGNTTTFASTVSGGTWTSSDTTIATVNASTGVITGVAAGTATITYTVTGTGGCANATATRTVTVTAAPSAGTLSGTQAICVGSTTTFTATNSSPGVSITGSALDFDGNNDYITAPSGVYFDDDTFTIESWVYVTAHNFYQRLFDFGNGITNNNVLFVLSEATNGKPGFNIYNASGQGHFINSPTPLPLNQWVHLAAVRNGTFAGVYVNGTLVVSANDWTVSTPNAIRNNCYIGKDNWGSNVTMSAKISEFRIWSTARTQAQIQANMDALALPQSELRLLYKFDQGVANQTNTSITTVTDQSGANYNGGSPSNGTLNNFALTGTTSNWTTGRTIVQNGTWSSSDNTIATVDANGLVTGVAAGTATITYTVTGTGGCANATATRTVTVTAAPSAGTLSGVQSVSVGSTTIYTATVSGGTWTSSDTTIATVNASTGVITGVASGTAIITYTVIGTGGCSNATATRTIIVSNVIDALNDTPIAIVSGGSTPSVVLNDTLNGSPVVIGTNPGQVTLTGVTVPTGLTLNPNGTITVAAGLPSGIYTVTYQICENGASPVNCDTVTVTVIVSNVIDALNDIPIAIVSGGSIPSVVLNDTLNGLPVVIGTNPGQVTLTGVTVPTGLILNPNGTITVAAGLPSGTYTVTYQICENGASPVNCDTATVTVIVSNVIDALNDTPIAIVSGGSTPSVVLNDTLNGLPVVIGTNPGQVTLTGVTVPTGLTLNPNGTITVAAGLPSGIYTVTYQICENGASPVNCDTATVTVIVSNVIDALNDTPIAIVSGGSTPSVVLNDTLNGLPVVIGTNPGQVTLTGVTVPTGLTLNPNGTITVAAGLPSGIYTVTYQICENGASPVNCDTVTVTVIVSNVIDALNDTPIAIVSGGSTPSVVLNDTLNGLPVVIGTNPGQVTLTGVTVPTGLTLNPNGTITVAAGLPSGTYTVTYQICENGANPVNCDTATVTVIVSNVIDALNDSSVPLNGVIGGSTPSAVLNDTLNGSPVVIGTNPGQVTLTGVTVPTGLTLNPNGTITAAAGLPSGTYTVTYQICENGASPVNCDTAIATVVIGQCIDFPINDCDNDGLTNAQELNLGTDPLNPDSDGDGVKDGTEVTDGTNPLNPCSFVLAHQTVTPTTAWNSLDCDNDGLTNAQELSLGTNPLDPDSDGDGVLDGTEVIDGTDPTEGCDAIMVHSTLPLSQEFLDGDCDGDGLKNGEEIGPIPNQPFDPNGNGIPDYLEVNDFNVGGVISSDELEIFNLVTPNGDGDNDVFVIRNIELYPENSLEIFNRWGVQVYGVDGYGQNGKYFRGISEGRVTIQQSAELPVGAYWYVLKYKNAQGVEKHRVGYLYINK; encoded by the coding sequence ATGAAAAAAATAATATTATATCTTTTTGTTGCATTTTCGATAAATGTATCTTCTCAAAATTTAATTAGTGTTCCCTTTACAAATGGCTTTGTAGGAAATAATACCGCAAACAATCAATCTACTAATGCTTATTATTTAAGTGGAGCCTCTGGTTTAGGATGGACAAATATTCAATTTGCTCAAAATTCAACATCAAGTATATTTGTAGCCCAAGGTAATGATATTATCGGTATGGTTATTATTACAGATGCTAATGGTGTTGAGCATACCATAAATGGATTTGTTAAATGGAGAGCTCCAAGCGGAACCGTTACAACATTGGTTTTTCAACCTCAAACAGGGAGTAATTTCACCCTAGCTACAAATGGTTTTAATGGCTCATCAACTTATGTAATAAATGATACAAAGTATATAGGATTAACTTTTAACGGTCAGTCTTTAAGTATATCGCCTGTACCTGGAACGGTTTCTGGTAATGCGGCAACTAATGGCTTGTTGGATGCGCTAAATAATTATTTAGGATCTTTGCCCTCTGTATCAATACAACAAACAGCTACTGTAAATGAAGGTACAACAACAATAACGCTTACAGTTACTTTATCTGCAACTAGTTCTAATACTGTTTCAGTTAATTATGCCACTGCTGATGGCACTGCAATAGCTGGATCAGATTATACACTAGGTAGTGGGACAATTACTTTTTCTCCAGGTCAAACAACACAAACAATAACTATAACAATTATTAACGATAGCGCTGCAGAAGCAACAGAAAATTTTACTGTAACTATTACTGATCCAGTTAATGCTTCAATATTAAATGCCACATGTGCAGTTACCATTACAGACAATGATAGTGTGCCAACTGTAAACACATCTAGTAATTTTACAAATTTTAATTCATGTAGCGGTTCTGTTTCTGCTGCACAATCTTTTACAGTTTCTGGGTCAAATTTAACAAATAATGTTGTTGTTACGGCTCCAACTGGTTTTGAGGTGTCTTTGACGTCAAACTCAGGTTATTCCTCAAGTCTAACAATAACGGCATCAGGAACATTGAATGCAACTACTGTCTATGTAAGATTAGCGTCATCTGCTTCGGGTAGTCCGAGCGGAAACATTCAAATAACTTCAACAGGAGCCACTTCACAGAATATACCAATAGCAGGTACTCTTTCAACTTTATCAACTACTTTCACGCAATTAAACGTTCCGTGTAACGGGGGTTCAAATGGATCGGCAAGTATCACACCATCAGGAGGTACAGCTCCCTATACTTATTTGTGGTCACCATCAGGAGGTACAGCTTCAACAGCTTCAGGTTTAACAGCAGGAACATATACTTGTACTGTTACTGATGCAAATGGATGTACGACATCTCGAAGTCTTACTATTACACAGCCAACAGCTCTTGTTGTAACGCCATTGTCTCAAACTAATGTTGCATGTAATGGAGCCTCAACAGGTGCTGCATCGATTAATATTCCAACAGGAGGGGAATGGGGGTATACTTATAATTGGACGCCAGGTAACCCAACAGGAGACGGAACGCGTTCTGTTACCGGTTTAACAGCAGGAATATGGACATGTATTGTCACTGATGCGAATGGATGTACTGTTTCACAAAATTTTACTATTACCCAACCAACAGCATTGACCCTTACGGGCACGCAACAAATTACATTATGTAATGGTGCTTCATCAGGTTCTGCAAGTGTTATACCTTCAGGAGGTACAGGGCCTTACACTTTTTCATGGTCACCATCAGGAGGCACAACTTCAACAGCTACAGGTCTAACTCCAGGTACATATATTTGTACGGTTACAGATTCAAATGCTTGTACAGCAACTAGAACTTTTACAGTTACTGCAGGACCAACAGCAGGTACATTATCAGGCACACAAGCGATTTGTATTGGTAACACTACCACTTTTACATCTACAGCTTCAGGAGGTACATGGACATCAAATGATACAACAATTGCTACAGTAAATGCTTCAACAGGAGTGATTACAGGAGTGTCAGCTGGTACTGCTACGATTACCTATACAGTAACAGGCACAGGAGGTTGTTCAGATGCTACAGCAACACGAACTGTTACAGTTACAGCTGCGCCATATGCTGGAGTATTAACTGGTAATCAAGCTATTTGTATAGGTGGTACAACTCAATTTATTGCAGGTCAGCCTGCTCCATCAAATTTAAGTCTTGGATTCACGGGTTATAATCAGTCAGAAGCATATAATCTTATTCCAACTTCATTTAGTAGTGCTAAAGTTCAAGTTATTTTAACCGCAGCTGAACTTTCTCAAGCTGGTCTAAGCGCCGGTCAAAATATCAATGGAATTTCATGGTTTGTAAAAACGGATTACACTACTTCGACAATTACTGCTGATTGTTTTGCTGATCTTACATCTATTAATACTTTTACATCTTCAAATTTTTTACCAGCTCCAACATCAAGAGGGACTATTACGGATGCTGGTACCTTGAATAATGCTTGGAGGCAATTTACATTTAATACACCAATTATTTGGGATGGCACATCTAATTTATTAGTTCAGATATGTAGAACTAGTGCTGGTCAAAATGTTTCGGATGAAGTAGGTTATGTTAATATTCCTGCTGGGCGAATGAACACAGGATATTTATCCGTTGGCTGTTTAGGCGCATCTGGAACATATTATAATAATTCTCTAAGGCCGCAAATGGGAATTTTAGCAGGAGCTTCTTCACAAACCCCTTCTGTAACAACAGGCGGAACTTGGGCATCAAGTGATACAACGATTGCTACTGTAAATACTTCAACAGGACTTGTTACAGGAATAGCAGCTGGTACAGCAACAATTACATATACAGCAACTGGAACAGGAGGTTGTTCAGATGCCACAGCAACACGAACGGTTACAGTTACAGCTGCGCCATCGGCAGGTACATTATCAGGCACACAAGCGATTTGTGTTGGTAACACTACTACTTTTACCTCTACAGTTATTGGCGGAACTTGGACATCGAGTGATACAACTATTGCTACAGTAAACACTTCAACAGGAGTGATTACAGGAGTGTCAGCTGGTACTGCTACGATTACCTATACAGTAACAGGTACAGGTGGTTGTGCAGATGCAACAGCTACGCGTACAGTAACAGTAACAGCTGCACCATCAGCAGGAACATTATCGGGTACTCAGGCGGTATGTGTTGGAAGTACAACTACGTTTTCATCAACAGTTTCAGGAGGAACATGGGTATCAAGTAATACATCTATTGCTACAGTAAACCCTTCAACAGGAGTGATTACGGGTGTTGCACCTAGCTGTGGAACAATAACTGCATCAAATTTAAATGGGGTTACCAATATAGCTAATGCTTCAGGAGGTGATCAAATAGGTCAATCTTTTACAGCACTTTCATCGGGTAATTTATCAAAAATAAAATTAACATTATGGCCTACCGGTTCACCGCAGCTTGTACTCCGTGCATATAATGGCAATACTCTTGCTTCGGCATTTGGAGGTACTATTATAGCAACATCTAATGTTGCCACAAATATGCCTTCTTTCACTAATTGGCAAGATTTAGCAACTTTTGAATTTCCAACAGCTCCAGCTTTAGTAGCGGGACAGCAGTATGTTTTTGAAATAATCAACTATTCGACTGGTTATACAGGTTTAACGGATTCATATGCTGGTGGACAATCATTTCACACGTTAAATGTGGGTTATCCCGGAGACATGAATTTTCAAGTAGAAATGTGTCAAACTGCTACGATTACGTATACAGTAACAGGTACAGGTGGTTGTGCAGATGCAACAGCTACACGTACAGTAACAGTTACTGCTTCACCATCAGCAGGTACATTATCAGGCACACAAGCAGTTTGTGTTGGAAGCACAACAACTTTTTCTTCTACAACTTCAGGAGGTTCTTGGACATCGAGTGATACCACAGTTGCTTCAGTAAATACTTCAACAGGAGTGATTACGGGAGTAGCGTCTGGTACAGCTACGATTACGTATACAGTAACAGGTACAGGTGGTTGTGCAGATGCAACAGCTACACGTACAGTGACAGTAACAGCTGCACCATCAGCAGGAACATTATCGGGTACTCAGGCGGTATGTGTTGGAAGCACAACAACTTTTTCTTCTACAACTTCAGGAGGTTCTTGGACATCGAGTGATACCACAGTTGCTTCAGTAAATACTTCAACAGGAGTGATTACGGGAGTAGCGTCTGGTACAGCTACGATTACGTATACAGTAACAGGTACAGGTGGTTGTGCAGATGCAACAGCTACACGTACAGTGACAGTAACAGCTGCACCATCAGCAGGAACATTATCGGGTACTCAGGCGGTATGTGTTGGAAGCACAACAACATTTACTGCAACTAATAGTTCTCCAGGTGTTTCAATAACTGGTTCAGCATTAGATCTTGACGGAAGTGACGATTATGTAAGCGCTCCTTCAGCTGTTTATTTTGATGATAACACCTATACAATAGAAGGCTGGGTATATATCAAATCTCATGCATTTTATCAGAGATTTATAGACTTTGGGAATGGTCCAGATAACAGTAATGTTGTATTGATTTTAAGCGAAGCTACTAGTGGTAAACCTGGATTCGTTAATATAAATGCTGCAGGACAGCAAGATTTTATTATCAGTCCTACACCTATGCCATTAAATGAGTGGGTACATATTGCTGCAGTTAGAAATGGTTCATTTGCAGGAATATACGTTAATGGAGTGTTAACTGTGTCTAGTAATTCTTGGGCTATAAATACCGAAAATATTATAAGAAATAATTGTTTTGTTGGCAAGGATAATTGGGGAGTTCAAACCGCTAATGTAAAAATGGCGGAATTACGTATTTGGTCTTCTGCTAAAACACAAGCTCAAATTCTAGCAGCAATGAACACTTTAGCATCCCCTCAGGCAGATTTAAGATTGCTTTATAGATTTGACCAAGGAATAGCCAATCAAACAAATACAGGAATAATTACTGTAAATGATCAAAGTGGTGCAAATTACAACGGAGGAAGTCCTTCTAACGGTACACTAAATAATTTTGCATTAACAGGCACAACATCAAATTGGACCACAGGAAGAACTATTGTTCAAAATGGCACGTGGTCAAGTTCAGATAATACTATAGCTACAGTTGATGCTAACGGATTAGTTACAGGAGTAGCAGCAGGAACCGCAACGATTACATATACAGTTACAGGTACGGGAGGTTGTGCAAATGCAACAGCAACACGAACTGTTACAGTTACAGCTGCGCCATCGGCAGGTACATTATCAGGGACACAAGCTGTTTGTGTTGGTAACACTACCACTTTTGCCTCTACAGTTAGTGGAGGAACTTGGACATCAAGTGATACAACGATTGCTACAGTAAATGCTTCAACAGGAGTGATTACAGGAGTAGCAGCAGGAACCGCAACGATTACGTATACAGTTACAGGTACGGGAGGTTGTGCAAATGCAACAGCAACACGAACTGTTACAGTTACAGCTGCGCCATCGGCAGGTACATTATCAGGCACACAAGCGATTTGCGTTGGCTCAACAACAACATTTACTGCAACTAATAGTTCTCCAGGTGTTTCAATAACTGGTTCAGCATTAGATTTTGATGGAAATAATGATTATATAACAGCTCCATCTGGAGTGTATTTTGATGATGATACCTTTACAATCGAAAGTTGGGTATATGTAACTGCTCATAATTTTTATCAACGCCTATTTGACTTTGGTAATGGTATTACAAATAATAACGTATTATTCGTTTTGAGTGAAGCCACAAATGGTAAACCAGGATTCAATATATATAATGCAAGTGGTCAAGGTCATTTTATCAATAGCCCAACACCGCTTCCATTGAATCAATGGGTACATTTAGCCGCTGTTAGAAACGGTACATTTGCTGGTGTTTATGTAAACGGTACCTTAGTGGTATCTGCAAATGATTGGACAGTAAGTACGCCAAATGCAATAAGAAACAATTGTTACATTGGTAAAGACAACTGGGGAAGTAATGTAACAATGAGTGCCAAGATTAGTGAATTCCGCATTTGGTCTACAGCAAGAACTCAAGCTCAAATACAAGCGAATATGGATGCTTTGGCATTACCTCAATCAGAATTAAGATTATTATATAAATTTGACCAGGGTGTTGCTAATCAAACCAACACTTCCATTACAACGGTAACGGATCAAAGTGGTGCAAATTACAACGGAGGAAGTCCTTCTAACGGTACACTAAATAATTTTGCATTAACAGGCACAACATCAAATTGGACCACAGGAAGAACTATTGTTCAAAATGGCACATGGTCAAGTTCAGATAATACTATAGCTACAGTTGATGCTAACGGATTAGTTACAGGAGTAGCAGCAGGAACCGCAACGATTACATATACAGTTACAGGTACGGGAGGTTGTGCAAATGCAACAGCAACACGAACTGTTACAGTTACAGCTGCGCCATCAGCAGGTACATTATCAGGTGTACAGTCAGTTTCGGTTGGAAGCACAACAATATATACAGCTACAGTTAGTGGCGGAACTTGGACATCAAGTGATACAACGATTGCTACAGTAAATGCTTCAACAGGAGTGATTACAGGAGTAGCTTCAGGCACAGCAATCATTACTTACACGGTTATAGGCACAGGAGGCTGTTCAAATGCTACTGCAACACGAACAATTATTGTATCGAATGTTATTGATGCATTGAACGACACCCCAATTGCTATAGTATCGGGCGGTTCAACACCATCAGTTGTTCTTAATGACACTTTAAATGGTTCGCCAGTAGTAATTGGTACGAATCCAGGCCAAGTAACCTTAACAGGTGTAACGGTTCCAACAGGCTTAACATTAAATCCAAACGGAACTATTACAGTAGCAGCAGGACTTCCATCAGGCATATATACGGTTACATATCAAATTTGTGAGAATGGAGCTAGTCCAGTAAATTGTGATACTGTAACAGTTACAGTTATTGTATCGAATGTTATTGATGCATTGAACGACATCCCAATTGCTATAGTATCGGGCGGTTCAATACCATCAGTTGTTCTTAATGACACTTTAAATGGTTTGCCAGTAGTAATTGGTACGAATCCAGGCCAAGTAACCTTAACAGGTGTAACGGTTCCAACAGGCTTAATATTAAATCCAAACGGAACTATTACAGTAGCAGCAGGACTTCCATCAGGCACATATACGGTTACATATCAAATTTGTGAGAATGGAGCTAGTCCAGTAAATTGTGATACTGCAACAGTTACAGTTATTGTATCGAATGTTATTGATGCATTGAACGACACCCCAATTGCTATAGTATCGGGCGGTTCAACACCATCAGTTGTTCTTAATGACACTTTAAATGGTTTGCCAGTAGTAATTGGTACGAATCCAGGCCAAGTAACCTTAACAGGTGTAACGGTTCCAACAGGCTTAACATTAAATCCAAACGGAACTATTACAGTAGCAGCAGGACTTCCATCAGGCATATATACGGTTACATATCAAATTTGTGAGAATGGAGCTAGTCCAGTAAATTGTGATACTGCAACAGTTACAGTTATTGTATCGAATGTTATTGATGCATTGAACGACACCCCAATTGCTATAGTATCGGGCGGTTCAACACCATCAGTTGTTCTTAATGACACTTTAAATGGTTTGCCAGTAGTAATTGGTACGAATCCAGGCCAAGTAACCTTAACAGGTGTAACGGTTCCAACAGGCTTAACATTAAATCCAAACGGAACTATTACAGTAGCAGCAGGACTTCCATCAGGCATATATACGGTTACATATCAAATTTGTGAGAATGGAGCTAGTCCAGTAAATTGTGATACTGTAACAGTTACAGTTATTGTATCGAATGTTATTGATGCATTGAACGACACCCCAATTGCTATAGTATCGGGCGGTTCAACACCATCAGTTGTTCTTAATGACACTTTAAATGGTTTGCCAGTAGTAATTGGTACGAATCCAGGCCAAGTAACCTTAACAGGTGTAACGGTTCCAACAGGCTTAACATTAAATCCAAACGGAACTATTACAGTAGCAGCAGGACTTCCATCAGGCACATATACGGTTACATATCAAATTTGTGAGAATGGAGCTAATCCAGTAAATTGTGATACTGCAACAGTTACAGTTATTGTATCGAATGTTATTGATGCATTGAATGATAGTAGCGTTCCACTTAATGGAGTAATTGGCGGTTCAACACCATCAGCTGTTCTTAATGACACTTTAAATGGTTCGCCAGTAGTAATTGGTACGAATCCAGGCCAAGTAACCTTAACAGGTGTAACGGTTCCAACAGGCTTAACATTAAATCCAAACGGAACTATTACAGCAGCAGCAGGACTTCCATCAGGCACATATACGGTTACATATCAAATTTGTGAGAATGGAGCTAGTCCAGTAAATTGTGATACTGCAATTGCAACGGTAGTTATAGGTCAATGTATTGATTTTCCTATTAATGATTGTGATAATGATGGTTTAACTAATGCACAAGAACTAAACTTAGGAACAGATCCATTAAATCCAGATTCAGATGGAGATGGCGTTAAAGACGGTACAGAAGTAACAGATGGAACCAATCCATTAAATCCATGTTCATTTGTCTTGGCACATCAAACAGTTACACCAACAACTGCTTGGAACAGTTTAGATTGTGATAACGACGGGTTAACTAATGCACAAGAACTAAGCTTAGGAACAAATCCATTAGATCCAGATTCAGATGGTGACGGGGTATTAGATGGCACAGAGGTTATTGATGGAACAGACCCAACAGAGGGTTGCGATGCAATTATGGTACATTCAACTTTGCCATTGAGTCAAGAATTTTTAGATGGAGATTGTGATGGAGACGGCTTAAAAAATGGAGAAGAGATTGGTCCAATCCCGAATCAACCATTTGATCCTAATGGAAATGGTATTCCAGATTATTTAGAAGTAAATGATTTTAATGTTGGAGGTGTAATATCATCAGATGAATTAGAAATATTTAACTTAGTAACACCAAATGGAGATGGAGACAATGATGTGTTTGTGATAAGAAACATTGAGTTATATCCAGAAAATTCATTAGAGATATTCAATCGTTGGGGCGTTCAAGTTTATGGAGTAGATGGTTATGGTCAAAACGGTAAATACTTCAGAGGAATTTCAGAAGGACGTGTAACGATACAACAATCAGCAGAGTTACCAGTAGGAGCGTATTGGTATGTATTGAAATACAAAAATGCACAAGGCGTTGAAAAACATCGAGTAGGTTATTTATATATTAACAAATAA
- a CDS encoding TraR/DksA family transcriptional regulator — MVDENVRYSDAELVEFKELILAKLDKAKNDLELIKSAYLNDLNNGTDDTSPTFKAFEEGSETMSKEANSQLAIRQEKFIRDLKNALIRIENKTYGICKVTGKLINKERLKLVPHATMSIEAKNMQR, encoded by the coding sequence ATGGTAGATGAAAATGTAAGATATTCAGATGCTGAATTAGTAGAATTTAAAGAATTAATTTTAGCAAAATTAGATAAAGCTAAAAATGATTTAGAATTAATAAAAAGCGCGTATTTAAATGATTTAAATAACGGAACGGATGATACTTCCCCTACATTCAAAGCTTTTGAAGAAGGAAGTGAAACGATGAGTAAAGAAGCTAATTCTCAATTAGCTATTCGTCAAGAAAAATTTATTCGCGATTTAAAAAACGCATTAATTCGAATTGAAAACAAAACCTATGGAATTTGTAAGGTAACAGGTAAACTAATAAATAAAGAACGATTAAAACTTGTACCTCATGCCACCATGAGTATTGAGGCAAAAAACATGCAGAGATAA